The Maniola jurtina chromosome 1, ilManJurt1.1, whole genome shotgun sequence genome has a window encoding:
- the LOC123869493 gene encoding 39S ribosomal protein L10, mitochondrial: MALANRALLQTTAPLLLSRRFRGKINVQKPRKPHFGRQILIDISKPYFGPPKSMLPDIMTCEKVKDTMAKKEIDNPFERILANECLDWFNTSKMVVFLHVNSISMEDKTPVFAALKKNDMHLRTYGKKIVSMATKGTRYDAVNQLFTSHQNIIFGQPENAAKMFKILKKTPQLIVMAGIIQDKLLSKNDLVEFSKLPSLDVARSQLCSVLQSAGSCLVGQLNQNQQMLVSHLDKHIEIQSSPTPEDNKTDIKVES; this comes from the exons ATGGCTCTAGCAAATAGAG CTTTATTGCAGACCACTGCTCCGTTACTATTAAGCAGACGATTTCGTGGCAAAATAAATGTCCAGAAGCCTCGCAAGCCTCACTTTGGAAGGCAAATTTTAATTGATATCTCAAAACCATATTTTGGTCCACCTAAGTCAATGTTGCCTGATATTATGACATGTGAGAAAGTCAAAGATACCATGGCAAAGAAGGAGATAGACAATCCTTTTGAAAGAATCTTGGCCAATGAATGTCTCGATTGGTTCAACACCTCAAAAATGGTTGTATTTTTACACGTAAACTCCATAAGTATGGAGGATAAAACCCCAGTCTTTGCAGCGTTGAAGAAAAATGACATGCATCTAAGAACATATGGAAAGAAAATTGTCAGTATGGCAACTAAAGGAACTCGTTATGATGCTGTCAATCAACTATTTACTTCACATCAAAACATTATATTTGGTCAGCCAGAAAATGCtgcaaaaatgtttaaaattcttaaaaaaacacCACAGCTGATTGTCATGG CTGGCATAATTCAAGATAAGTTACTATCTAAAAATGATTTGGTAGAGTTCAGTAAACTCCCAAGTCTGGATGTGGCTCGGAGTCAACTGTGTTCTGTTCTCCAAAGTGCTGGCTCCTGTCTTGTGGGGCAACTCAACCAAAACCAACAGATGCTTGTGTCACATCTTGACAAACATATAGAAATACAAAGCAGCCCAACTCCAGAAGATAACAAGACAGATATAAAAGTAGAGAGTTAA